CAGACCCTGTAGGTTTAGCCGGAGTATCAAATGCTGAACCTTTCTTAGCGGAACTCAACCTTAGCAGAACGGAAGAGTCACTAGGAAAGCGATGCAATAAACTTGAATTTGGTGGTTGCTCCTCAGACATATCAGATTTGGACTCATCTTCcttcgaagaagaagaatcccCAATATCAGGAAAATTCCCTGACTTAACTTGTTGTTGTTGCACATCAGGTAGTAGATCGACGCATTTATCCTGTAACACAATAACCGTAGCATTAAAAATACTTCATAAGTTATATTCTATAATTTAACAAGTGCAGGTCTTAactcaatctcaacaacaatttgCTGGAAAGAACTAGTTTCAATTAAGGTGTTAAACAAACTTATGATGCACATACATGGACTCTAGCGATGAACCTATGACTAGCCTCAAGATCATTTACGTTTTGGCATAACTATTCTGTCAAATATAGATATAACCTGATTTTCATCCAATTCCCGCAGCAATTATACAAAAAATACCATATctttattttcagaaaaatattaattaagcgATCATCACAAACTACTTGAAGAAGTTTTTTAAGAAAGGTAGCACTTACAACCAATCCTGCCCTCCACTGACTTATTGACCTTATTTTGGACACAGCTTCTTCACCAATAGAAGCCTTGGAGATTATGTCCTGCTCTAGGCTCTGAAGTTTCTGATCAACTTGGTATGCCTCTATATATCTGAAGCGCTGAAATACGAAACAAAAGAAATCTGAGGTGAAGTCATTTTCTGGACCCTAAGCATGTGCTCCACTGAAAGTGCCCTAATGTAATGTCCAATTGGATTAAACTATAAAATTAACTTTATCTTTCTAGGTAAAAGGACATAGTTATACCTGAAGATAATACACAACAAGAAGGCTACCAGAAGAGGATTCCGGATATTCAGTAGCGTACTCAAGGAGACACTTGTGAATACATTTCTCCTCGTCAGAATTCCATGGCAACTCTATCATTTTATCTATCAAATTTCTTCGAATACACAGGCAACAGATTTCAGTAACCAAAGAATCCATTTGGTCCAACCAAGTATCTTCTTTGACCTTAACGTCATTTAGAAGGGCCTGGCTGGAAGTTCCACGCTTAACTTTCTCTTCCTTCACCCTCAGGCAGTGTGTCCTCTGATACATAAACGCTTCTGTCAGCAGCCCACACTCGACTCTAACTCTAACAGCAATCACTGCCTCCCGAAGAGAAACCAGTTGAGCACCACCATCACGACCCGACCACCGTAGAACCATCAAAGCACCATCAGGGTTCTGTCTTTCTAACATGACTTGTGCAATCTTTGGATGCGTATTTGGGCCTGCAATTTCTGGGAGAAGTTTGTATGCTTCCTGAAAGGGTTTCAAGGACAATATAACAATGAAATCAATAAAACCTTTACATCAAGATTACAAGAATGGTactcatcttcttctccatttttcTCTTTTAGAACACAGTGTAGCTTTTGATGCAAGAGCATCCTACCCTTGCAGGCTAAAGTCTGATTAGGTTTACTGGATCCCTGAGCTATTAAATGAGGGATTAATTTGGCTCTTCCCATCAGCCTCGGGTTTGGTAGAGATGGTCTGGTCTCTATTCATGAAGTGGTAACAGAACAATGCTTGAGTTTAAGATTTCTTGGTGGTAAAGCACGATGCAGGCCTAGCGTTATTATCATATATAATAATGTTGGGTAAACAAACAGTAAAATAATTTTACCTGTAGTGCCTGATCTGTGTTGTCATCTAGCAAATAGAATGTCAAAGACTCGAGCATCAAATCCCTGGTAATACCAAATGAAGCTGCAAAATCATCTATTATAGGTCGCCATTCTTTATCAGGCTTCGTCCAATGCCTATCAAACAAGTAGTACAAAAACTGCACCGGAATTAAGGAAAAGAAGAAAGATATCAAGTTGGAATAACTAATTTCAAGGTAAAAAACATATAGCAAGTAAGGATACAATTGCTCGCTTTGCAACAACCACATCAGAGCTTCCACATAAAAAGAGAACATCCGCCGCATCTCTTAAAGTTTCAAATGGATAACATCCTTCAAACCCCTCTATATTAGACCTAATAAATGACGATGAACCCCCATTCTTCACCAACGATAGAACTTCCAGCTCCTTACTCATTCCCCTACTCAATTCTTGTTCTATCTCTAGATTTGATAATGCATCTTCTATGAAAAGTGTAGCAGAATCCTGTTTGGCATATTCAGCAGAATTGCTTTTAAACTCAGGCCACGCTCGAGTAATTGCAGCAGACTTCCCATCACGGAAGCGTGAACGCCATGAACTGTAATTAATATGTCGTGATCTAACATTTTCCAAAAACTGATGCTTTATCGACCACTTCATAATCTCTAAATGCTGAAAAACAGAAACAGTCAGTCAAGCAGAGGGAATGCTCAATGATAAGTACAGAAAGACTGAAATTATCTCTTAAGACCTCATAAAGTCTTCTAATAAGATGGGAGTATATAAACCTGTTTAGCCTTTAATACATTCTCTTGAAGGTTGTGCAAGTCTTGTTGGGCATAAAGGGTTCCCTTTATCGAAGACTCCAAAACCTCAATTACATTGGAAATACCAGTAAGCTGCGATAAAAACTTCGAAAGTAGTGGCaacttttttttcatttcttctacTTGTAGAGTATCTATAAGAGATGTTAAGGCATGGACTATCAAATTATCTAAAAAAGTTCCAAGATACCTCCAAGACTTAAAGAGTAAGGTACTCATACGAGATTATAGTTATAAGGATACAAATCGCCTGAAGATTACTGATAATGTTTCCAAAAGTCCGCTTGCACCAATCCTTGACAGCAACTTCATCCACAAGGAAAGCAATGACAGGATCACTGGAAACAGCACtttcatccatacaaacatctgtAACATCTGTTGACTTTAGTTAAGGTAAAAATGAGTGTTAACCTGTGCAAGCATTCAGAAATGAAAAGGTATAAGGATATAACGAAATGAGACTTATTAAAGCTATCTAGTGGCCTGCAACTTCATATATTTTTCCTCCCTGTCTAGATCTGCAAATAGTCGGAACCATAGAAGACTCTACAAAGCCTTAAACCCCGCAAAACAAGAAAATGAACACAAGAATGCATAAAAGGATACAATGGCAAATCAAAGACACCAGGTTATTTTCCATTGCAACATCGAAGAGGCAATAAAGACGTTGGACATCAGTAGTTAACTCCATCTCCCCATCTTCTTTCTCTTGAAATCTGTCATCAAATCTTTTTGAGATAAGACCAGCTTCAATACACTCATAAAAAAGACGAACACGGAGAAGGTTGTCTGTCTTCGGTATTGAAGTTCTACAAATGGGGCAGACGTCACATCGTTGACTACACTCGTAGCATAACGAGGCATGACCACATGAATTTAAAACATGCCGCACAAAGCGTCCACAACTCCTCAAATCTCTGGTTGCCCGGCAACGCTCAACTTTTGCTTCGTTAGACAACTCTATAAGATCAATTGTCGCTAAGTGTTCCAACGCTTCCTGAAAACCAAAAACCACAAATAGGATAACGTTTTTGTATTTTCAAGAGAGTTTTAAACCACAACTATGTGAAAACAATGAAGTCACGTCATTAACCATACAAACAATAAATTtataaatcaaaaggaaaaaggaaaaaaacatgcATCCCGTTCTCAGCCCTAGCCAACAGCTCCTCACACAAAATATATACCTTCTAAATTGTCATGAAATCCCCAAAACACAATCATATGTCAATACAAGAACTGCGCCAAACTATTTCAGACGGGAATCCCAGTAATCTAAGATCACTAGCTGACCACAGAACAGACTCATTGTTGTTAGATAGTGGTGGAGCTGGAAAATTAGTGTTTTACAAAGTCAAAAATGTAATCCCTTCTACTTCAACACCACCAACTACAACACAAAAGACACTTAACTTACAGAAACCTTCCTCAAAGTATAAATTCAACTTAGAAGACTAGTATAGTCAAAATAAGGTTGGTCTACCAAAAAAGAAACTTGGAGGGTCAGCAGCCAAAGATATGGGGCAACTGCCTCCACCACACTCAAACGCTGGGGTCTGCCGCTGGAGAAACACTCTTGTACGATATACACTCATCACAACGAAATCTGTGTTGCTTCAAACACTTAACACAAGATATGACCTCAATATTCAGCAGGAAATTGAGAGTATGAATCCCAAATACAGACCACCTAGAGTGCAATACATAATAAAACTCCTCATACAAGTATGACTACCCCACAAATGGAACTGTGTGAGTGTGAGTAACACCTAGGTAATGGCGGGAGAGCAGCAGCCATGCGTAATGAATGAGGGCAATTGTCGCCTCTAATTACCTAGGTTTTAACTCACTCTACTTTGAATACCACCAACTACAGAACAAACTGATTTCACGGTATAAATTCAACATAAACAAACCCCAAAGCTCAAATTCAACTAACAAGCCTAATCCCTGAATTTGAAATCTAACCAGAGTAACTAAACACTTAAAACTCCTCACAAGAAGTATGGCTTCCCCCAAAATCAAATGCAACAATGTTAGTAAACCTAGGCAATAGTCGGCAAAATACAATTGTAGTCAAAATAAAGCCACTCTAGTCAATAGAAGCTTCAAGAGCCAGCAGCCATGGGTAATGAGGGAAATTTCCCCCTTAATTATCAAAGTTTTACTCCCTCAAACTCCTAACCACTCTACTTTGAATACCACCAACTACAGAAAAAACTAATTTCACCATAAATTCAACAAAAACAAACTCCAAATTCAActtatcaaaaccctaatccctAAATTTCAATCCTAATCAATCAGAGTAACCAAAAACTTAAATACACAGACACATTAAACAATTTCATCATCAGTTACTCAAGTAATCAGAAATGAGTGAACTAATTACCTAGGGTTTTGCCCACTCATACTCCTAATCACTCTACTTTGAATACCACCAACTACAGAACGAACTAATTTCACTGTAGAAATTCAACATAACCAAATCCCAAAGTTCAAATTCAACATCTCAAAACCCCAATCCCTAAATTTCAAACCTAATCAGATTAACCAAAAACTTAAATACACACACATTAAACAATTTCATCATCAATCAATAACCCAAAAGTATCAAAAAAAAATGACTAATTACAACATGAGTACTAATTATTCAAatactaaagaagaagaagagaagaaggtaaATCTAGAAAGAAGAAACTAACCTGAACAGGTCTGGAGCTGTAATCAGGTGGAAGAAGAGGCGGTATCTGGAACGAAGAGAGTCTAGATGGTGATGGACTTCCACCGCCAACTCCATTAGTGGTGGAATCTAGGATTTCAGATCTTCTTCTCTCCATCTCTGGTGGAGTGAGAGTTTAAGGGGGTTTTGAAAGCGGGAGGAGAAAGGTTTTAGTCTAGTCTAGGTTTTGTTTGATGAGAcgggaaatagaagaagaaactgCGACGGGGCTGTTTTGTAAATGTTGGAAAATCAAAGGGGTGCCaatgaaaaaggagaaattgGATGGATAGGTTGTAATATTTCTACATACCTGGGGGGGGGGNNNNNNNNNNNNNNNNNNNNNNNNNNNNNNNNNNNNNNNNNNNNNNNNNNNNNNNNNNNNNNNNNNNNNNNNNNNNNNNNNNNNNNNNNNNNNNNNNNNNNNGGGGGCGTTTGGACCGGGTGAAAAGTGGCTTCTTTTTTTTCTACCTTTATAAGTCTCGAAGGAATATTTTCGAGGCTCTTATGGATTCAAATATCTTACGATGAAGAATTGAAGATAGGGGACCTAATTCATAAGAGAAATATCAAAATACTTTTAACCTATTAAATATTTAAACCTAAAATCTAATTCATTAGGCCTATTTCTACGCATATAGCAAACATCAGATTTTGGCATATAtacacccactatgggtatgccaaactcatatgcctatatgtcaattataacatgtaggcatacacgacagagtttCCAGCGAGTGATAGAGTTTCCATCACTAGATGGTCAAATTATCGCTCGTTGGTCATTCCAGTGCCAGGGCTAGTCATTATATCGCGCGCCGACTTGATCATCGCCCATTAATTTCGCATCCAAAGGCTGGTATTCCCCCTCTATATATacccattttaactcacaccatTTCCACTTCAAATTGGTTTCATTATGCCTAGTGCTCGCATAACCGAAGTGGATTCCACTCGAGAAGAAGAAATTTCTCTAATTCGATGTTGGGTTTCGATTGCAAGAGATAAAGATTTCAATTTAGAGGCTTTTAACTTATGGGATACTGTGTTTCAAAGGATTATGACTTTAAATCACGTAATttcaagaagaacaaatgagtgtcttcaaaattgttattgtttcatcaataacGATGTGAGAAAGTATCAGCAAATTATGTGGTTGATAAAAGGGGATAATCTTGGGTTGTCAACTGAAGAACTAAAACCTAGAGATCATACAAAATTTACCGGAGACAACAAAAGATGGTTTAATCACGACGAATGTTATGAAATCTACAAAGTTCACGTGCAGGGATTTAATTTTTAAGTATTGTGTTATGCAATTAAGGTTAATTTTTAATAAAATGTAAAACTAGTTTCTATTTGTATATTAGTCTAAAATATAGTTtccattaattaaaataaaaagataacatTTGAAATATTTAAACTAAATTACGTGCATAAACTACTCATTTCCTTGACCATTTCCTTCTTGACCAAAGACCCAATTGCCCGCATTTTCTGGATCAAGAGTGTTGTTCTACATATCAGTTAGCGATCCGGTTTGAGACTCACTTGGTGATTGTGTCTCATCATAATCACCATAACCTTGATAAATAATGGGTTCAGGGCGCATGAGAACATGATACAAATCTTGAAATGCGTGTTGTTGATATGTTGGAGGAGTTTGCTGCAACATTTTCCATTTATTTACTAATAACCAATTTAGTTTGTTAAATGGAAGTAAGTTTCCAGCACACGGAATTCTCGTTAACATGTACAAATCTATCGGTGTAACTCCTATTAATAACAATTATTCATAATTAGAGTTTGTTGAAATTTATAGAACAAAATACATAACCTAAAAATTTAATTACTAGAAAAAACTGACTTGCCGCATTCAAAGTCTTTGAAAAAGAACGTGTTTGTAGTATTCCACCATCGTTCTAATATAACTTGAACTCCTTGAGTCTTGTGGTTTCTAGGTTGTATATAATATAAATGTCGCCAAGGATATGTTCGGACTCTCTCTTGAACAACAGGGGGGAGTAACTGAAAAATCGTACGGAACTCAGACCATCCACCTCTTAGATTTATTGAATAACTTCACTCCGGATGGTCAAATATGTGATTAGAGAACACACCATCACCGACTACTTGTCTAACATTTTCAAACTCATCATCTTTATCCACAACAAAACTTAATCCACTGGCTGGGGTACTAGTAGATCCTTTgacttttctgtttcttttttttttctcactcgCCATATTTGTTTAAGAAGTAAAAGGAAAGATAATTTGTTAAAGAACGGGGGAGCAGAGAAAAGTTGAGAAGGGAAGAATAAGTAAAAAGTGTGAAGAATAGATGAACAAGGTGCGTTATTTGTAGGCGTTAGAAAGTCGAACATTGGCGATATTGATTATAACGCCAGCACTTTATCGCTGACGATATTGTCAATAACGCTCGCTAGAAACTCGGCCGCCCagtggttttcccatagtggcacAATTGGTATGCCATGCAACCTGGTATGCCAAACAGGTTTTTTTGGCACATGCATAGAAATAGTCCTTAGAGAAATTTGTTTTCATTCCTCGCCTTTaactctttcatcttcttcttccttatcacCTTCATCGCCTATTTCTTCGATTAATCATCAATTCTCAAAATGATTCATCATCgattaacaaaaaataatccacCCACAATGACTTCaataaggtaaaaaaaaaaaaactcatcttaTTTTATTGGTTTTATTGCATGAATGCTTAGATTCGATCCAATTATGTTTTTGAAAAAACAGTTACAGAACTGTCTACAGTTCGGAGTTCTTATTTTCAAACCGTAGGCagtgtttagggtttgaaaaaatcataattccaaatCGTAGATTTAATTGATACATACGGTTTGGAAAATTCATACTTCCAAACTGTATGTTTAACTGACTTTGCACACGATTTGTTTTTCAAACGGTTGGTTAATTCTTAAGTGAAAAAATTGAAACTTGAATTCCCACCGTAGGTTCATAATTCAAACCGTAAGCATTGTTTACGGTTTGAAAAACTCATAATTCCAAACCTTTGGTTTAACTAAATTTGCATACAGTTTGGAAAATGCATACTTCCGAACCGTATGGTTAACTGATTTTGCATACGGTGTTTTTTCTCAACCGTAAGTTATCTACAGTTCGGAGTTCTTAATTTGCAAACCGTATACTCTGTATTCAAAAATCCTACGGTTTGAAACATTCATACTTCCATACCGTTATGTCTACCTACGGTTGGGTCGATAAATAATCCTAACTATGGATTGGGTTAAGGTTCGATTTTGGGGgttttcaaaagcaaaaataagtgatgcgttttcttagttttttctttttatgatcgCCATCTTCATCgcgatggagaagaagaataacaggtttttttttatcatcatcttcatcatgatgaaattatgattaTCATTTTCATTATGATTTATtaatgaaaagagaaggagaagataatagatttagattttttttgtttatgatcatcatcttcatcatgatgaaattatgatttcatgttcttcataacACTAATAATTGAGGGTATTTTAGCCATTAATAAAAGTAGTAGTATAAGGGTTTTTTGAGTTTAGTATTTCATGACCCGAATTTGTCATTTTGTGAGCCCTCAATGtttggagcccctataataggtctctttttttttttaatctcgaAAAGTCAAAATTCAGCTTGGGAACTCGATATCAGGTAAGAAGCACTCAATGGGAATTCATGCAAATTTTTTGTAAACAATTTAACATTAATGCTCCCTGGGTGCTTCATAGAAGATCTtaatataactttgcatgttgaCGAAAGGATCAATAGTACAGGTGGTATTTCCTTTAATGATAAATTTGTCCAAATAATAGAAAATGCTGGTCTTAGTGATTTAGGCTATACTGGTTATCCATATACTTGGACCAGTAATAGGCATGAAACTAGAAAGATCAGAACTAGACTTGATAGGGTTTTAACCAATGCTGATTGGTTGTTGTCTTTTCCAGATGCTAACCTTAAACACTTGCCTTTCATATGATCACACCATTGTCCTATTTTTCTTGATTTGTCACCTAATGATATCTCTAGCTCTAGAAATTGGAATTTTTTTCAATGCTGGTTACGTGAAAACTCTTGTAAAAAGCAGATTGCTAATGCTTGGTAAAAGCATGTCAATGGTACAGCGGGTTATGTGTTAGATAAAAATCTCAGTGAAACTAGATGCACTCTATCAAGATAGAACAAGGAACTTTTGGGAATATACAAAGCAACATCAAAGCCTTACAGCATAAACTGTTGACACTTCAACAACCAAATGCAATGGCAGACAACACACAAAAGTTGCACGAAGTGGAAAAGCAAATAGAAGAATGGCATCATAGAGAAGAGGGTTTCACAGGCAGAAATCTAGAGAAACAATGTTCACATAATTGGATCAGAATACAAAACATTTCCACTTGCATGCAAATAAAAGGAAAGATAGGAACATGATTGAATCACTAAAAGGCTCAGATGACAGCTGGTGTAGTGGAAAAGAAAAACTGAAGCAGTTACTAAATTCCCATATAAGTGAAATAATGTCAACAACTAATCCACCATCCAACAACAATTTGCTCGACTTACTGCAACCTTGCATATGTGATGAAGACAATGCAACACTGAAAAAGATCCCTGATGAAGCAGAGATATCTATAACGTTCAAGATGATGCAGCCATGAAAATCACGAGGTCCGGATGACTTTCCGCTTGGATTTTTTCAAACTCAATGGCCAACAGTTAAGGATGATGTTATTAAGATggtacaaagttttttttttccagtggGAAAATGTTGAGAGAACAAGGAACAAAATAAACTTATGTTTAATTCCAAAATGCTATCTACCTCAATCACCCGGAGATTATAGGTCGACTGCACTGTGAAATACTACTTATAAGTTGATTACAAAGATCCTTGCCATTCGTTTAAATCTTCACCCTGATAAATTCATCCCTCCAATGCAGGCGGCCTATGTACCTGGAAGACAAATCAACGACAATATTACACTTGCTCGGGAAATATTACATTCTATTATAGCCATACTATTCGGTGTGTGCTTGTCCTTCACAGAGATAGCTTCACCGCTTCCAAGCAACATTAGGTCAAGATCCGTGAGCTCTAAACTCTAGAAAAAGATTTTCTGGAGCCCTCGTTCACAAAGAATATCACCAAATCCGCGGGTAAAATAGGATAATTTTTCAGCGTTAGATTTGACGAAGCAGTGTTGAATAAGAAGTTCAATATACTCTTCTCGATTTTTGCTGTTCACAATAATGCGGTTACCTCCAGGACAGAGCTCCACCACTCTCCTTGATCCAAAATTTTCAAACTCCCTTGCGAATGTCAATCCCAAAGCATCTGAGTCCACAAAATCAGCATCCACGTTTAGGGATTTTGGCAAACTCCTAATTCTTTAGAGTCTAGTTCGACTCCAAATCAATCTGATAGTAAAGGATTAAGGGTAATCCTACACATGATAAAGATCATCTAAAGTCTAGGTCGACAATGGATCTAATTGCTGGAATTTTTAGAGCAACTCCATGTGATGTCTAAGAATTTATGACCAATTCTAAACATGAAAAGATGTCACCTAATATTCTATTTTGACTATAGGCTTACATATCTAGAATTATGGGCAATTCTTGGACCAAATTTATAATTTGTTTAACACCAAATTTAATCCGGAAATTTgcaaagatttgaagacaaatcgaTTGAAATATATGATTTTAGTGAATGATTTAATTTAATCATAGATCCGTAATTTAGATCTAAATTAACTCAACAGAAATAGAGGTTAATGTGtcaattattatttttgaaaatgGGTCTAATGTGGGAGGGAATTCCACTTTATACCCACACTTTGATTTATCCCAGTTAGAAAATTATTAGATTGCCAGAAAAAAACCCATTAACTCAATAGAAACCATTATTTTTGGCCTGAGATTTGAGaagagagaagagagagaaaatttgCTTCTGGATATCAAAATTTACAGTCCACTTCTCAAAACACCCACCGAGGACTAGATCTAGAATATTTTCGGGGTTATATTATCGGAAACCCACTTGAATTTTGGAATCGGTTGAATTTAGAAACGGGGAAACAGTATAGGACCGGGAATTGAAGgaatagtttatatatatatatatttaggtGGTTGACGGGAGATTTAGATTTATAACTTTGCAATGGAGAAACTCCCTAGAGAAATCGAAGTAGATATTTTTTCACGGTTACCGGGTGAAACTCTGTTACCTTCCAAACGAGTATGCAAGACCTGGCGAGATCTATTCCTTGATAACCATTTTATTGATGTTCATCTACGTCGTCAATTTAtaggatttgaagacaaagaagatcatCCATACTACCATAAGGGgggttcttcttcttgttccagTAACAATAAAGATGATGCTGAGGTGAGTTTTCTTATTCTGGGAGATTGGCATGATAAAAGTCAAAACAAATCATTTTATTATGGTAATTATTCCAATGAGAAACAGCAGTTCACTTGTAAGAAGCTGAAAGCAGAGGGCAATAAACTTTTTGCACCCAATTCGAATTATTCCGTCGTTGGCTCATGCAACGGCCTGATTTGTTTCTCGACATCTCATATTTCTAAGTTATTCGTCAGCAATGATCCTGTTTGTGTATGTAATCCCATCACAGGAGAAGTGTTCAATCTTCCAAACTTCATCCCTAACCGTCAACCGGAAGACCAAACAACTACTGTTAATATCGCATCTGGATTTGGTTTCGTTCCTTCAACTAATGAATACAAGGTTGTTAGAATTTGCTACTATAGATGTACTGACAGGTCTATGGACTGGGTGCCCTTAGAGGTCCAGGTATGTACACTTGACGAAGAAGGGATATATGATATGTCGAAGGCTTTCGACCGAGTTGAATGACCTTATCTAGTGCTATAATGAAGAGGCTTGGTTTTAATAATAAGTGGTGCAATCTTATTTATGAATACATCAGTACCTCTGAGATTCAAATTTTGATGAATGGTTCACCGTGTCAGGATTTCAAACCCACTCGTGGAATTCGGCAAGGAGATCCAATTTCACTGTACCTTTTTCTGCTTACAATGGAGGTCTTCACAAGATCCCTTGCGCAGGCAGAACTCTAAGGAAAGATTGAAGGCATCAAGATAGCAAGGAAGGCTCCACAAG
This is a stretch of genomic DNA from Papaver somniferum cultivar HN1 chromosome 1, ASM357369v1, whole genome shotgun sequence. It encodes these proteins:
- the LOC113321056 gene encoding E3 ubiquitin-protein ligase HOS1-like — protein: MERRRSEILDSTTNGVGGGSPSPSRLSSFQIPPLLPPDYSSRPVQEALEHLATIDLIELSNEAKVERCRATRDLRSCGRFVRHVLNSCGHASLCYECSQRCDVCPICRTSIPKTDNLLRVRLFYECIEAGLISKRFDDRFQEKEDGEMELTTDVQRLYCLFDVAMENNLVSLICHYVTDVCMDESAVSSDPVIAFLVDEVAVKDWCKRTFGNIISNLQAIYTLQVEEMKKKLPLLSKFLSQLTGISNVIEVLESSIKGTLYAQQDLHNLQENVLKAKQHLEIMKWSIKHQFLENVRSRHINYSSWRSRFRDGKSAAITRAWPEFKSNSAEYAKQDSATLFIEDALSNLEIEQELSRGMSKELEVLSLVKNGGSSSFIRSNIEGFEGCYPFETLRDAADVLFLCGSSDVVVAKRAIFLYYLFDRHWTKPDKEWRPIIDDFAASFGITRDLMLESLTFYLLDDNTDQALQEAYKLLPEIAGPNTHPKIAQVMLERQNPDGALMVLRWSGRDGGAQLVSLREAVIAVRVRVECGLLTEAFMYQRTHCLRVKEEKVKRGTSSQALLNDVKVKEDTWLDQMDSLVTEICCLCIRRNLIDKMIELPWNSDEEKCIHKCLLEYATEYPESSSGSLLVVYYLQRFRYIEAYQVDQKLQSLEQDIISKASIGEEAVSKIRSISQWRAGLVDKCVDLLPDVQQQQVKSGNFPDIGDSSSSKEDESKSDMSEEQPPNSSLLHRFPSDSSVLLRLSSAKKGSAFDTPAKPTGSVLNSHIDLSNYRSPSIVQGRFLTPVGGSSTSHSKSNLFSKHASASREVKYLSGIKSTFKLDDISTPGTNYLTPGSSTPLKEANRSSSSVHYNDYPQDDQVDNVSSRWAPSSMINIVKYTCPSYLHVIPEPQISTPINNHGFLKDTLQNSSSTTSGSGKRVSSERPWMSAARDESMDFTWSQAKKNSPVEDLKQNGGSRWRSDEDNEEEQPSAEKIISRGLASIPLRRERRSRSTRR
- the LOC113273915 gene encoding F-box protein At3g07870-like codes for the protein MEKLPREIEVDIFSRLPGETLLPSKRVCKTWRDLFLDNHFIDVHLRRQFIGFEDKEDHPYYHKGGSSSCSSNNKDDAEVSFLILGDWHDKSQNKSFYYGNYSNEKQQFTCKKLKAEGNKLFAPNSNYSVVGSCNGLICFSTSHISKLFVSNDPVCVCNPITGEVFNLPNFIPNRQPEDQTTTVNIASGFGFVPSTNEYKVVRICYYRCTDRSMDWVPLEVQVCTLDEEGIYDMSKAFDRVE